ttttgaatttttagtcTAATTGTAGTTGAAGTGGTTAATGTCAGCTCGGGATGTCGTAATTCTCTGATCTAAGCAGAGATTTTATGCCGTGTTAGTGAAGGATTTATACTACAGTAGTGAGGTAGAGAGTTTTTAGAAATGTGTTATATGACCCAGGGATTGACCAAGGATTGTTTATTACATTACAATAATGTAGTAGTGAAAACCTGCAGCATAAGATGACTACGGAACAGTTAGGATTGTAGCATACAAGGGAAATGTTCTTAGGTCATGATCATATCGACAAATAGGTTCTTGAAGCTGTATATTTGTTTTGCTGAAGGAATTTCCATATAAAATGATAACCGGGGGCATAATATGTTGAATATTGATTATATGAATGCACTTTCTCATTATCTTTTTGTAACAGAAGTTTGGATCTGTTCTAATTTATATTGGTTGCTTATGTTTATTGGCAGATATGGGCACATGCAGACCAGAGGCAGACTGGATTCCTTGGTCGGGCAGAGTTTTACGATGCCCTTAGACTTGTCACTGTGGCACAAAGTAAGAGAGAACTTACGCCAGAAATGGTGAAGGCAGCATTATATGGCCCGGCTGCAGCTAAAATACCTGCACCCAAGATAAATCTTGCAGCGACTCCTGCCCCTCAGTTCAATTCTGCTGCAGCAGCACCTGCCACTCAGGGTGGTGCTGTCACTCCGACGTCCTCGCAAAATCTTGGGTTCAGGGGACCGCAAGTACCACCTCAGTATAGTTCTTTTGGAGCAGCACCCGCCACTCAGGGTGGTGCTGTCACTCCAACATCCTCCCAAGATTTTGAGTTCAGGGGACCACAAATACGATCTCAGTTTAATTCTGCTCCAACAGCGACTCAGGGCGGTGCTGTTACTCCAACATCCTCCCAGAATCTTGGGTTCAGGGGATTACCTCCAAGTGTGAATGTGAACCAGCAAAATTTCATTTCTCAAGATGGAAAGTCAATTAGGCCTCCAGTGCCTCCATATAGTTCTGATTCCCAACCCACACAGGGTGTTGCTGCCCCAGGCTTTCCCGGTGGAGGTTCAGTGGGTGGTCCTCAACCACAAAATTCAAGCGTGTCGAATGATTGGGTTGGTGGAAGGGCAAGTGGATCAACGACTGGGATACCCTCGCAGGTTGTAAACAAAGGGATCACTCCTTCtgcaacacaagatgtattTGGGCAGGCAACATCAGGACCAACAGCTTCCCTACCACCTAGGCTACAGGCAGGTTCTGGGATCAGACCACCAGGACCACTGACTAAGGATTCCAAACCAGCAAATAGATCTGGGAATGGCTTTGCTCCCGACTCATCTATTGGAGTCGATGTGTTTTCTGCAACCCCATCTCAACCAAAGCAGAATTTTCCTCTTGGCAGTGTACCTGTCTCATCAACCATTGTGCCAGTATCTGCTGGGACCCAGTCTTCAGCTAGCCCAAGTACACAGGTTGGTGGGCAGCCTCAGCCGGCCCAATCATTTGCAAAAGCAAACAACCAGGTCTCAGCTCAGACTAGTGCTACTGGAGTATCACCTGGAGCTGGGAACTCTGCTTCTAGTCAGTCCCATATGTCATGGCCTAGGATGATTCAAACTGATGTTCAAAAGTACACCAATATTTTTGTGAAAGTTGACACagatagagatgggaaaatCACTGGTGAACAAGCCCGCGACCTATTCCTGAAATGGGGACTACCAAGAGGTAGTATTATTTTCTTTGAATTCATCTTTTAGCTTGCGTTTTACAGGCACAGGTGCCATGTGGTTGTTGAagctcttttcttttgtttgtttctctTCTATGTTAGCTTGTAACTAAACTGATGCATCTTTGCAAAACATGTACTATCCCAACCCTGTAGTTAAAAGTTGTTTATGTTTCCTCTTCTGGGTGGTGGATTGGCAATGTTTAGTTGGTGACATTTAGCTTGAATTCCTGAACATAACAGGCTAGATCAAGCATCTTTTAGCTTGCATCTCATCAACCGTTGTGATGTGTTTGTATATTGATGTAAAACTTACTTGATGCCATAGATATTTTGGTagatataaaattatatttggAAATCAGAGTAATTTTTTTCTGGACAATTGACTTACAAAATCCATAAATAATACCTATCATGCCACATTATCTTCAAAGAGAACGTCGTTATTGCATGTGAAATTTCAGGGTGTGTTAAAAGCTCATAGTGCACTTCTTTGAGCTGATAGTGCAGGCATGGACACTGTCCATAGTTACAGTTATGCGCCTATATAGTATGACCACAAACATAACTTTTGGAAGCTATAAGTTCCCCCACTCGTAACTTTATGCTTTGTTTACATCTGTCAGAGGTTTTAAAGCAGGTGTGGGATTTATCCGATCAGGATAACGATAGCATGCTTTCTGTCAGGGAGTTTTGTGTTGCGCTATTTTTGATGGAGCGGTTTAGGGAGGGACGCCCTCTTCCAGCAGTGCTACCAAGCAATGTTATTTTTGATTTATCCAATATTTTTCAACCTGCAAATAATTACTCCAATGCTGGCAATGTAGCCTGGAGACCTGCATCTGGTATTCATCCATAAAAcaaatcactttttttttcttttttggttttgaaACCATTCGTCTTTCCTTGATGGAGAATAGTTCTTATTTTTCACTTTCAAAGGCTTTCAGCAACAGCAACCGATGCCTGGTCCTGGTGCTCGGCACATGGTGCCCCCAGCTGGAGGAAGGCCACCAAAGCCAGTTGCTCCTTCTCATGCTGTGGAAAGGCAGCAGGCCAATCAGCAGAAACCCAGAGTACCAGAATTGGAGAAACATCTTGTAAATCAACTGAGTACAGAGGAGGTTAACTCGTTGAATTCAAAGTTCAAAGAAGCAACCGAAGCTGATAAAAAGGTACTTAGAACTTTAATGTTTCCCCAATTTTTTCAGCTGCAGCAGCAAAGTGATGTGTGCATGTTACATTCTGATAAATGTCAAATCATAACAAATATCCCAAAGACTTGGAATTCTTGTGATTGTGAGTTTAACTTTGCTCTTAATATCGCTCATTTCCATGGGAAAGATTTTGATCAAGTTTAAGTAGGGAGGcttttagggttttgaagtTCATGATCAGTTCTTTGATATTAGTAATTTTAATGATTGGCATTCCACATTTTTTTAGTGCATGGCATTCATTGtactttctttgtgatacagcATTTATTATACTTTATTGCTGTTTTGTTCCATGTTCAGCTTGCTTTTCCTCAACCTTTCCATTTGTTCTTTGCAGGTAGAAGAACtggagaaagaaattttggatgctAGAGAGAAAATTGAATACTTCCGGGTCAAAATGCAGGAACTTGTGAGTATCTCGTGTTCTTTTCTGCCCTTTCTTTCTTGTATGCCATTGGTTGTGCAGATTGAACATTCTACAGTAGTTTTAATTTTTGCGTTTGAATATAATTGTTCTCGATTGATAGATTTTTGGACGTCCTAATTCTTTGTTGCTTTTAAATAATCTGCAGACTTCTTAGTATTTGATCTTTGCAGTGGTTTAAGATGCTTTTTTGAACAATTGGATGTTTGTGGTCTGAATTAGTATTGAGTCTTGAATTGACAAGTACTCTTGAGAGAAGGTGCAGATCATGTGTTTTATCATTGTCCTCTAGCTTTATATGTGTGGCTGAGATTGTGTAGGGAAGGAAATGTAAGCTGGCTAATTCCTGCAGGGTACATATGTagtttggtggtgatatgaagGCTTTTGTGAGGGTGCAGTATGCCAGCAATTTATTGGGGGTTTCTTGGTATGAGAGAAACACGAGGATTTTTGAAAACTATATATTTGGGCAAGGAGTAGTTATGGAATAAAGTTAGATTTTGTTCACCACGTTGGCTCAGTATTTTCTCAATTTCATGATCTATATTTCTTAGCCATGTTCTTTGATTGGAAAGATGCTGTTTTTGGATATTCTATGCTGATGGTCCTGTATGTAGTAAGAAATTGTAGTGTTCATGTAGtctagttttcattgttgtccGTTTTAAGGTGGGGACAATTTAGCCGAAGAGATTGCactaaaggtcgtacccagtgcacaaggctcccgctttacgcagggtctgggagaggtgaatgtcggctagccttacccccatttatggagaggctgctcccaagtctcgaagaGATTGCACTGTTTGAATAAAATTGTGTTGAGGAGCTTTGGTAGGCAATTAAAGCATTCCTTTGTATGCACCACAATGGTGATGAAATAAAGATCCAAATTTGGTTGAACGGGGAACTGGGGGTTGGGAATATTTTATCATGTGTGTAAATTAAGACCACATTCTTCCAAGATAATTTTATCTTCCTTTAGGCTCGGAATATTTTAGAAGGCATTTgactcaacaacaacaacaacaacaacaaagccttttcccactaagtggggtcgaaGGCATTTGACTCAAAAatgtaataattttttatctaGCTACTAGCATAAGGAAATGATGTTTTTAACTTTCAGTTTTTGAATGCTGATTCTGGATAATTGTGAATGCAGGTGCTTTATTTTAAGTCTCACATATATAGGGTGTGGTGTTGAAACTATGATGTATACCTTGTTATATTTGCTCTAATATATTTTCTTATTGGTATAAGGTTTTGTACA
This genomic interval from Malus domestica chromosome 05, GDT2T_hap1 contains the following:
- the LOC103409301 gene encoding actin cytoskeleton-regulatory complex protein PAN1-like isoform X2, which produces MVRSSANRNPTVAMASAQNQSANVDLFDSYFRRADLDRDGRISGNEAVAFFQGSGLPKQVLAQIWAHADQRQTGFLGRAEFYDALRLVTVAQSKRELTPEMVKAALYGPAAAKIPAPKINLAATPAPQFNSAAAAPATQGGAVTPTSSQNLGFRGPQVPPQYSSFGAAPATQGGAVTPTSSQDFEFRGPQIRSQFNSAPTATQGGAVTPTSSQNLGFRGLPPSVNVNQQNFISQDGKSIRPPVPPYSSDSQPTQGVAAPGFPGGGSVGGPQPQNSSVSNDWVGGRASGSTTGIPSQVVNKGITPSATQDVFGQATSGPTASLPPRLQAGSGIRPPGPLTKDSKPANRSGNGFAPDSSIGVDVFSATPSQPKQNFPLGSVPVSSTIVPVSAGTQSSASPSTQVGGQPQPAQSFAKANNQVSAQTSATGVSPGAGNSASSQSHMSWPRMIQTDVQKYTNIFVKVDTDRDGKITGEQARDLFLKWGLPREVLKQVWDLSDQDNDSMLSVREFCVALFLMERFREGRPLPAVLPSNVIFDLSNIFQPANNYSNAGNVAWRPASGFQQQQPMPGPGARHMVPPAGGRPPKPVAPSHAVERQQANQQKPRVPELEKHLVNQLSTEEVNSLNSKFKEATEADKKVEELEKEILDAREKIEYFRVKMQELAGNLASKKELLTGMRIGINLKTKDSLASRSSLLMCQMSWHLQNRNHHQFRKKKLPKMRVQRLLLRLKLMLSQKSLKVQMPRLLKMEQHMIKMRTSQQKVLRTVHLPAVLLEAHLENFQILTMERQQTQMPHPIIRNFKVMIMRVLGLCFLVTKVLMNQHGGHLTIMMTLTRCGVSMQLVPPRIWIRRVIRITTFPALGSSASTLSGLGHHKVVAFPKRAALLLSTILFLAHHSQPSIQGIHRQGTRIAQNLHLTPSLGLIRSGAHKILDFFLNQKHSEDLILCAAVEILIRVMVFQHLMTSQTLLALRRHLGHRWTVKLQEETQTPSDLQVHFGRHWTVKLQEENQIFSGLQRRRLGHHLTVKLQEETRTHLGPLRLGHHSTVKLQEETWTHLGLQCLSGRHWRLRERTLIIGVHFSQVVARLRFCVCYSPFQAFLS
- the LOC103409301 gene encoding uncharacterized protein isoform X3, encoding MVRSSANRNPTVAMASAQNQSANVDLFDSYFRRADLDRDGRISGNEAVAFFQGSGLPKQVLAQIWAHADQRQTGFLGRAEFYDALRLVTVAQSKRELTPEMVKAALYGPAAAKIPAPKINLAATPAPQFNSAAAAPATQGGAVTPTSSQNLGFRGPQVPPQYSSFGAAPATQGGAVTPTSSQDFEFRGPQIRSQFNSAPTATQGGAVTPTSSQNLGFRGLPPSVNVNQQNFISQDGKSIRPPVPPYSSDSQPTQGVAAPGFPGGGSVGGPQPQNSSVSNDWVGGRASGSTTGIPSQVVNKGITPSATQDVFGQATSGPTASLPPRLQAGSGIRPPGPLTKDSKPANRSGNGFAPDSSIGVDVFSATPSQPKQNFPLGSVPVSSTIVPVSAGTQSSASPSTQVGGQPQPAQSFAKANNQVSAQTSATGVSPGAGNSASSQSHMSWPRMIQTDVQKYTNIFVKVDTDRDGKITGEQARDLFLKWGLPREVLKQVWDLSDQDNDSMLSVREFCVALFLMERFREGRPLPAVLPSNVIFDLSNIFQPANNYSNAGNVAWRPASGFQQQQPMPGPGARHMVPPAGGRPPKPVAPSHAVERQQANQQKPRVPELEKHLVNQLSTEEVNSLNSKFKEATEADKKVEELEKEILDAREKIEYFRVKMQELAGNLASKKELLTGMRIGINLKTKDSLASRSSLLMCQMSWHLQNRNHHQFRKKKLPKMRVQRLLLRLKLMLSQKSLKVQMPRLLKMEQHMIKMRTSQQKVLRTVHLPAVLLEAHLENFQILTMERQQTQMPHPIIRNFKGSDEPAWGTFDNNDDVDSVWGFNAVSTTKDMDQESNKDHYFSGPGEFGLNPIRTGSSQGGGFSQKSRPFTFDDSVPSTPLSAFNSGYSPPRYKDSSEPSFDTFSRFDSFRSTQDTGFFPQPETLGRFDSMRSSRDFDQGNGFPTFDDIPDPFGSSAPFRSSLDSQTPRRDSDPFGSSGPFRTSLDSQTPRRESDFFGSSAAPFRTSFDSQTSRGDSDAFGSSPFRTSFDGQTPRRDLDPFGSSVPFRTSLETPRKDSDHWSAF
- the LOC103409301 gene encoding uncharacterized protein isoform X1, which produces MVRSSANRNPTVAMASAQNQSANVDLFDSYFRRADLDRDGRISGNEAVAFFQGSGLPKQVLAQIWAHADQRQTGFLGRAEFYDALRLVTVAQSKRELTPEMVKAALYGPAAAKIPAPKINLAATPAPQFNSAAAAPATQGGAVTPTSSQNLGFRGPQVPPQYSSFGAAPATQGGAVTPTSSQDFEFRGPQIRSQFNSAPTATQGGAVTPTSSQNLGFRGLPPSVNVNQQNFISQDGKSIRPPVPPYSSDSQPTQGVAAPGFPGGGSVGGPQPQNSSVSNDWVGGRASGSTTGIPSQVVNKGITPSATQDVFGQATSGPTASLPPRLQAGSGIRPPGPLTKDSKPANRSGNGFAPDSSIGVDVFSATPSQPKQNFPLGSVPVSSTIVPVSAGTQSSASPSTQVGGQPQPAQSFAKANNQVSAQTSATGVSPGAGNSASSQSHMSWPRMIQTDVQKYTNIFVKVDTDRDGKITGEQARDLFLKWGLPREVLKQVWDLSDQDNDSMLSVREFCVALFLMERFREGRPLPAVLPSNVIFDLSNIFQPANNYSNAGNVAWRPASGFQQQQPMPGPGARHMVPPAGGRPPKPVAPSHAVERQQANQQKPRVPELEKHLVNQLSTEEVNSLNSKFKEATEADKKVEELEKEILDAREKIEYFRVKMQELVLYKSRCDNRLNEITERASADRREAESLAKKYEEKYKQAGDIASKLTIEEATFRDLQEKKMELYRAIVKMEQEGDGDGTLQDRVDLIQLDLDGLVKTLNERCKKYGLRGKPTTLTELPFGWQPGIQEGAADWDEDWDKFEDEGFTCVKELTLDVSNVLAPPKQKSSSVQKEKAPQDESPTTASSLKVDVKSEKPQSTDAKVVENGAAYDKNEDESAKSAPNSPFASSTVGSPSREFSDSNYGKTTDADASPHNKEFQSHDHAGAGSMFSGDKGSDEPAWGTFDNNDDVDSVWGFNAVSTTKDMDQESNKDHYFSGPGEFGLNPIRTGSSQGGGFSQKSRPFTFDDSVPSTPLSAFNSGYSPPRYKDSSEPSFDTFSRFDSFRSTQDTGFFPQPETLGRFDSMRSSRDFDQGNGFPTFDDIPDPFGSSAPFRSSLDSQTPRRDSDPFGSSGPFRTSLDSQTPRRESDFFGSSAAPFRTSFDSQTSRGDSDAFGSSPFRTSFDGQTPRRDLDPFGSSVPFRTSLETPRKDSDHWSAF